A region of the Roseiflexus sp. RS-1 genome:
GGGTTCCTCCAGACGGCTTGTCCGCGACGATCCAGGCGGAAAAGCGGTCGCGCTCCGCCACCTGCGCGTGCAGTTCCTGCGCTGCCAGCAGGTCACGCACGATTTCCGGCGCCAGGAATGTGCTTCCCATCAGCGCCATACGTTCCGCCAGCGCGACCAGTTTAACCGCCGGGCGATGAATGTCCGGCTCTTCAATAACCAGCCTCCCGCCAGGCGCAAGCACACGCGCCAGTTCGCGCACCGCCGCCTGCTGGTCGAAAAAGTGATGCAGCGCATCGACGACCAGAATGCGGTCGAAGAATCCGTCGCGAAAAGGGAGCCGTTGCACCTGCGCCTGCACCGGATGCAACGTCGATTTTTCGCGGGCGCGTCGCAGCATCTGACGCGACTGATCGCTGATGATCAGACCGCCGACAAATGGGCGCAATCCGGCAGCGACGCGCCCCGTGCCGCCGCCAGCATCGAGCAGCCACCCATCGGTTGGGAGACGCAAGAGCGCTATCAGGCGCGCCGGATCGGGTGAACCGATCAGCCGGTCGTACACCGGCGCCAGAATGTCGAAATGATCGAGCATACTCGTGTGCGTTGTACGGTTATGCCGCCGTTTGAGCCATGATACGACTTCATTGCAAAAATGCATTGCAGATCTTTGGACAATTCTCTGCTCTTGCCCGCACAGGGAGGCTTCGCCTCGCATCGTGCGGGCTAAAGCCCTCCCTGAGCGCGTGGAAGCCCCTGCGGGGCTGGCGTGTCCGTCACCGTTCCCTATGCTGGGGGGCGCCGGGTTGATCCAGCCCACAGGGCTTGCCCGACCTCAGCCAGGGCGTATGGTCTTTGAGGAATTATTCTGTCATAGCCCGTGCAGGCAGGCTTCGCCCTGGATAGCCGGGGGCTGATGGTCTTGGAAGAAAGAATCCGCTACAGCCCGCGCAGGCGGGCTTCGCCCTGATAGCCGAGGGCTTCAGCCCGACGGCACGAGGCGTATACCGGATTAAATGCTCAATCTCCATCAGCCCGATGGCGCAAGGCGCATACCGGAATCATAGCAGTTCTCAGATACGTTGACCCTTGTCCGGATCTGCCGCATAGTGCGAGGCGCTCGCTTGCAGCGACGGGTGCAGCCCCGTCCAACCGGCCTTTGTGAGCGCTGCGCTCCCGCTCTCCGCGCCTTCGCGCCTCGCGTGAGCCGGTCCGATGCACGCGGAGACGCGGAGCACGCGGAGCGATGGCGCACGAGGCGTCTGCTTTCGATGGCATGTGCAACCCTGTCCAACCAGGCCAATCTTTGTGAGAACTGCTATAAATAAGCGCGCCGCCTGGGAGGGTGCCAGGATGCCAGGGTGAAGAGCGGGGAGAGCATCGCCGGTTTGAGGTGTGCTAGCATGCTAGCATATTAGCGTCATGTCCACACGTCGGCTGTGCTCTTCCTCCTCTCATTGTTGAGCGACCGTGATGAACGACGAGAAGAAACAACGGTTCACTATCGACCTGCCGCCGTCGTCGAACCGTGCCCATCAGTCGTGCTGCGATTATGGCGATTGAGCATTTATAGCATTTCTCAGATACATTATTTCAGGTGTTTTCGCCCGGCGATCCCGACGTTCAGTAGTTAACGCTGCACTTTTGTTGTCGGGATGCAACCCTCTACTGTAAAAGTCTCTCCTCGGATGCGCCACCTGGTAAGGTACCATGGCATGATGGTGGAAATGCTACCGACACCATCACAGTATAGCGGATGCTCCGCAGACGGAGGAGTGCAGGATGGCGTGCGTTTTCGGTCCCATCCCTTCACGGCGGCTTGGACGTTCACTGGGGGTCGATCCTGTGCCGCTGAAAACCTGCAACTGGAACTGCGTCTACTGTCAGTTGGGGCGAACACGCCCGCTGACCAACGAGCGTCGCGTGTATGTTCCGCTGCCGGTCATTCTAAACGAACTCGAACAGGCGCTGGCGAACCGCGCTCCTGATGAGATCGACTGGGTCACGATCGTTGGATCGGGCGAGCCGACGCTGCACAGCGAGATTGGGGAACTGATCCGCGCGATCAAGCGCCTGACCACGTTGCCGCTCGCTGTCATTACCAACGGCGCGCTGCTCTACCTGCCCGACGTGCGTGCAGACCTCTGCGCCGCCGATGCGGTGATGCCGACGTTGTCCGCTGGCTCGGCATCGGTCTATCGTGCGCTGCACCGCCCCCATCCAGAGACGACGTTCGAGCGCCTGCTGGAAGGGTTGATCGCATTCCGCGCTGAATACCGCGGGAAATTGTGGGTCGAGGTGATGCTGGTGCGCGGGGTGAACGACTCCGAAGCAGCGTTGCGCGATCTGGCGTCGGCGTTGCAGCGTATTCAGCCCGACCGGATCGACATCACGCTGCCAGAGCGTCCTCCGGCTGAACCATGGGTCGAACCGCCCGATGCTGGCGGGTTGATGCGCGCGACGGCGATACTCGGTGCAGCCGCGCACGTGGTCCACCCGGCGGAAGGAAGTTTTGACCTGCGCGGATATGCCACGCCGGTTGAAGCGATCCTCGCCATCATCGCGCGCCACCCGATGCGTGTCACGGAACTGGAACGCGCACTGACGCGCTGGGCGCCGGATCAGGTGCATGAGGCGCTGCGCACACTCGAAGCGAGTGGTGCAGCCCGGCTGATTGAACGTTACGGTTCACAATTCTGGTGCGCTGCCGATGCCTTCTACGCCCCGGCTGCTCCCGCGC
Encoded here:
- a CDS encoding class I SAM-dependent methyltransferase; this encodes MLDHFDILAPVYDRLIGSPDPARLIALLRLPTDGWLLDAGGGTGRVAAGLRPFVGGLIISDQSRQMLRRAREKSTLHPVQAQVQRLPFRDGFFDRILVVDALHHFFDQQAAVRELARVLAPGGRLVIEEPDIHRPAVKLVALAERMALMGSTFLAPEIVRDLLAAQELHAQVAERDRFSAWIVADKPSGGTR
- a CDS encoding radical SAM protein; the protein is MACVFGPIPSRRLGRSLGVDPVPLKTCNWNCVYCQLGRTRPLTNERRVYVPLPVILNELEQALANRAPDEIDWVTIVGSGEPTLHSEIGELIRAIKRLTTLPLAVITNGALLYLPDVRADLCAADAVMPTLSAGSASVYRALHRPHPETTFERLLEGLIAFRAEYRGKLWVEVMLVRGVNDSEAALRDLASALQRIQPDRIDITLPERPPAEPWVEPPDAGGLMRATAILGAAAHVVHPAEGSFDLRGYATPVEAILAIIARHPMRVTELERALTRWAPDQVHEALRTLEASGAARLIERYGSQFWCAADAFYAPAAPAP